A single genomic interval of Vulpes vulpes isolate BD-2025 chromosome 3, VulVul3, whole genome shotgun sequence harbors:
- the LOC112935722 gene encoding NXPE family member 3-like gives MSCYLQMCVVVAQTPALDQKQHEAGQPHPTHKSSGSLPQELSDLTHLLHWPPTPGDGGDLLASTSPQTSTYHLRKTSQTSYTLGGYLEAILIARDHRGRPKTHGGDLFRAQLLGPYLKAGVPGDIQDLENGTYLLSFPLLWAGQAQVQVRLIHSSEAVGVLRGIWRDQWAMVDFTGYFRGPTGYEEIVTCNVNPLLMGEEESTCHYRDEDSGELWFCARPPTLPCDSLVGHSSGHYWNVTTPHEEALLAWNVTDKVLPQDISPIWVAKESNKSLVLSPQQPCHPGIMGPKPSGFYHQAMWHSLSCSGRSFSTVDSILGCLAGHIVHMMGDSTLRQWWEYLRDTVPSLKPVDLHTTYQTGPLMAVETTRGIVLHWRAHSWPLRSLRTPVASLHSVVRELGGLAGGPHTVVVLGLGAHFTTFPPSAFVQRLAGIRAAVAALLAREPRTLVVIKLANTGYKSVYGSDWFTLQVNRLLRAAFADLRVAFVDAWEMTSSLGLPDRIHPGRLIIRNEVNLLLSFICPT, from the exons ATGAGTTGTTATCTGCAGATGTGTGTGGTGGTCGCTCAGACACCAGCTTTGGATCAGAAGCAGCATGAGGCAGGGCAG CCCCACCCAACCCACAAGTCTTCTGGCTCTCTCCCTCAGGAGCTCTCAGACCTGACCCATCTTCTGCACTGGCCTCCCACCCCAGGAGATGGGGGAGACCTTTTAGCCTCTACCAGTCCCCAGACCTCCACCTACCACCTGAGGAAAACTTCTCAGACCAGCTACACCCTGGGAGGCTACCTAGAGGCCATTCTTATTGCCAGAGACCACCGGGGCAGGCCCAAGACCCATGGTGGGGATCTGTTTCGAGCACAGCTGTTGGGTCCCTACCTGAAGGCAGGAGTTCCTGGGGATATACAGGATTTGGAGAATGGCACCTACCTGTTGTCCTTCCCCCTACTCTGGGCTGGACAGGCCCAGGTGCAAGTACGGCTGATCCACTCCAGTGAGGCAGTTGGGGTCCTGCGGGGAATCTGGAGAGACCAGTGGGCCATGGTTGATTTCACGGGCTATTTCCGAGGACCCACAGGATATGAAGAAATTGTGACTTGCAATGTTAACCCCCTGCTAATGGGGGAGGAAGAATCTACCTGTCACTACAGGGATGAAGATTCTGGTGAGCTCTGGTTCTGTGCTCGACCCCCTACCCTGCCCTGTGACTCACTGGTAGGGCATTCAAGTGGACATTATTGGAATGTGACTACACCACACGAGGAGGCCCTACTGGCATG GAATGTGACAGACAAGGTCCTCCCTCAGGATATTTCTCCAATCTGGGTGGCCAAGGAGAGCAACAAGAGTCTGG TTCTGTCCCCTCAACAACCAtgccaccctgggatcatgggcCCAAAGCCCTCTGGCTTCTACCACCAAGCCATGTGGCACTCACTATCCTGCTCCGGCCGTTCCTTCTCAACCGTTGACAGCAtcctgggctgcctggctggccaCATCGTCCACATGATGGGGGACTCCACGCTTCGGCAGTGGTGGGAGTACCTGCGTGACACCGTGCCCT CCCTGAAGCCTGTGGATCTACACACCACATATCAGACGGGGCCCCTGATGGCAGTGGAGACCACTCGGGGCATAGTGCTGCACTGGCGGGCTCACAGCTGGCCCCTGCGTTCCCTGCGCACACCAGTGGCCTCCCTGCACTCTGTGGTCCGGGAGctggggggcctggctgggggcCCCCACACAGTGGTGGTGCTGGGCCTGGGCGCCCACTTCACCACCTTTCCCCCATCTGCCTTTGTGCAACGACTTGCAGGGATCAGGGCTGCTGTGGCTGCACTGCTGGCCCGGGAGCCTCGCACTCTTGTGGTCATCAAGCTGGCCAACACTGGCTACAAGTCCGTGTATGGCAGTGACTGGTTCACCCTCCAGGTGAACCGGCTTCTCCGAGCTGCATTTGCTGACCTCCGTGTGGCTTTTGTGGACGCCTGGGAAATGACCTCCAGTCTGGGCCTGCCCGACAGAATCCACCCAGGGCGGCTAATCATCCGCAATGAGGTCAACTTACTCCTGTCTTTCATTTGCCCCACTTGA